One genomic region from Deltaproteobacteria bacterium encodes:
- the argH gene encoding argininosuccinate lyase — protein sequence MAKKKQLWGGRFAGSTADSVVAFTASVDVDRRLYRHDIAGSIAHARMLGKQGIIPAGEARKIVAGLRAVQKEIEGGTFPFSIADEDIHMNIERRLTEKIGGVGAKLHTARSRNDQVNLDMRLYLREALDGILANLEGLRQALAGAARRNEDVLMPGYTHLQRAQPVLFAHHLLAYVEMFERDMSRYRHCREQTDVMPLGSGALAGTTFPIDRAYVAKLLGFPRVTQNSIDAVSDRDFVLEFLSASAILFVHLSRMADELILWSSEEFGFIELPDAYCTGSSMMPQKKNPDVAELIRGKTGRVYGHLNALLTIMKGLPLAYNRDLQEDKEPLFDTVDTVTACLAMARELFNGLKVRGERMAAAAEQGFMNATDLADYLVGRGLSFRAAHDVVGRVVRHCIEAGCKLEELPLDELQGYCPDIGADVYKVLTLRAGVERRRAPGGTASVNVRRQLKKLGV from the coding sequence ATGGCGAAGAAGAAGCAGCTCTGGGGAGGCCGATTCGCCGGCTCCACCGCCGATTCGGTGGTGGCCTTCACCGCGTCCGTGGACGTGGACCGGCGCCTCTACCGGCACGACATCGCCGGCAGCATCGCCCACGCCCGAATGCTCGGCAAGCAGGGCATCATCCCGGCGGGCGAGGCGCGCAAGATCGTCGCCGGACTGCGCGCCGTCCAGAAGGAGATCGAGGGGGGCACGTTCCCCTTCAGCATCGCCGACGAAGACATCCACATGAACATCGAGCGGCGGCTGACCGAGAAGATCGGCGGCGTGGGCGCGAAGCTCCACACCGCCCGGAGCCGCAACGACCAGGTCAATCTGGACATGCGGCTCTACCTGCGGGAGGCGCTCGACGGCATCCTGGCGAATCTGGAGGGGCTGCGGCAGGCGCTGGCGGGCGCCGCGCGGCGCAACGAGGACGTGCTGATGCCCGGCTACACGCATCTGCAGCGCGCCCAGCCGGTGCTGTTCGCGCACCACCTGCTGGCCTACGTGGAGATGTTCGAGCGCGACATGAGCCGCTACCGCCACTGCCGGGAACAGACCGACGTCATGCCCCTGGGCTCCGGCGCTCTGGCCGGCACGACCTTTCCCATCGACCGGGCCTACGTGGCCAAGCTCCTGGGCTTCCCGCGCGTGACGCAAAACAGCATCGACGCGGTGAGCGACCGGGACTTCGTGCTGGAGTTCCTGTCCGCCTCCGCCATCCTCTTCGTGCACCTGAGCCGCATGGCCGACGAGCTGATCCTGTGGTCCAGCGAGGAGTTCGGCTTCATCGAGTTGCCGGACGCCTACTGCACGGGCAGCTCCATGATGCCGCAGAAGAAGAACCCCGACGTGGCCGAGCTGATCCGCGGCAAGACCGGGCGGGTGTACGGCCACCTGAACGCGCTCCTGACCATCATGAAGGGGCTGCCGCTGGCGTACAATCGCGACCTCCAGGAGGACAAGGAGCCGCTGTTCGACACCGTCGACACGGTCACCGCGTGCCTGGCCATGGCGCGGGAGCTGTTCAATGGGCTGAAGGTCCGCGGCGAGCGCATGGCCGCGGCCGCGGAGCAGGGCTTCATGAACGCCACCGACCTGGCGGACTACCTCGTGGGCCGGGGCCTCAGCTTCCGTGCCGCCCACGACGTGGTCGGCCGGGTGGTGCGCCACTGCATCGAGGCCGGGTGCAAGCTGGAGGAACTGCCGCTCGATGAGCTCCAGGGTTATTGCCCCGACATCGGCGCGGACGTCTACAAGGTCCTGACGCTCCGCGCCGGCGTCGAGCGCCGACGGGCGCCCGGCGGCACCGCGTCCGTGAACGTGCGCCGCCAACTGAAGAAACTGGGGGTATGA
- the lysA gene encoding diaminopimelate decarboxylase, whose product MATTVERFTHRNDEMYCEDVPVRDVVEAVGTPVYVYSLARLRDAFRAFDQAFAGTRHLVCFSVKANSNLAVLRAFVNEGSGFDIVSGGELFRALKAGADPRKVVFSGVGKTRDEMEYALRSGILMFNVESEQELEALNEVAGSMGVVAPVSFRINPDVDPQTHPYISTGMKKSKFGIAIDPAAAAYRRAIALPHIEVVGVDCHIGSQLTSTSPFSDAAARVRAFVEALRREGADIRYVDLGGGLGIRYDDEQPPDPRDYAKALTEGIGDQDVTLVLEPGRSMVGNAGILVTRVLYLKRAEAKNFVVVDGAMNDLIRPSLYGAFQGLLPVVRREAELMTADVVGPICESGDFFAQDRQIQTPTPGDLLAVMSAGAYGFTMASNYNTRPRAAEVLVDGKDFAVVRERETLEGLVAGEKIPVML is encoded by the coding sequence ATGGCAACGACGGTAGAACGCTTCACGCACAGGAACGACGAGATGTATTGCGAGGACGTCCCGGTCCGGGACGTCGTCGAAGCGGTGGGCACGCCGGTGTACGTGTACAGCCTGGCACGGTTGCGCGACGCCTTCCGCGCCTTCGACCAGGCCTTCGCCGGCACCCGCCACTTGGTGTGCTTCTCGGTCAAGGCCAACTCCAACCTCGCGGTGCTGCGCGCCTTCGTCAACGAGGGCTCGGGGTTCGACATCGTGTCCGGCGGCGAACTGTTCCGGGCGCTCAAGGCCGGCGCCGACCCGCGCAAGGTGGTTTTCTCGGGCGTGGGCAAGACCCGGGACGAGATGGAGTACGCGCTGCGTTCCGGCATCCTGATGTTCAACGTCGAGTCGGAGCAGGAACTGGAGGCGCTGAACGAGGTCGCCGGGAGCATGGGCGTGGTGGCGCCGGTGAGCTTCCGCATCAATCCCGACGTGGATCCGCAGACCCACCCCTATATCTCCACCGGCATGAAGAAGAGCAAGTTCGGCATCGCCATCGACCCCGCGGCCGCGGCCTATCGCCGCGCCATCGCGTTGCCCCACATCGAAGTCGTGGGCGTCGACTGCCACATCGGCTCGCAGCTCACCTCCACGTCGCCTTTCTCGGACGCCGCCGCGCGCGTGCGCGCGTTCGTCGAGGCGCTGCGGCGCGAGGGGGCCGATATCCGCTACGTGGACCTGGGCGGCGGCCTCGGCATCCGCTACGACGACGAGCAGCCGCCCGACCCGCGTGACTACGCCAAGGCGCTGACGGAGGGAATCGGGGACCAGGACGTGACCCTGGTGCTGGAGCCCGGCCGGTCGATGGTGGGCAACGCCGGCATCCTGGTGACCCGGGTGCTCTACCTCAAGCGCGCTGAGGCCAAGAACTTCGTGGTGGTGGACGGCGCCATGAACGACCTCATCCGTCCGTCCCTCTACGGTGCGTTCCAGGGGCTGTTGCCGGTGGTGCGGCGCGAGGCCGAGCTCATGACCGCCGACGTGGTCGGCCCCATCTGCGAGAGCGGCGACTTCTTCGCCCAGGACCGCCAGATCCAGACCCCGACGCCCGGGGACCTGCTGGCGGTGATGAGCGCCGGCGCCTACGGCTTCACCATGGCCTCCAACTACAACACGCGCCCACGCGCCGCCGAGGTGCTGGTGGACGGCAAGGACTTCGCCGTGGTCCGGGAACGCGAGACCCTGGAGGGCCTCGTGGCCGGCGAGAAGATCCCGGTGATGCTGTAG
- the dapF gene encoding diaminopimelate epimerase gives MTFTKMHGCGNDFVVLDCMERPPADLAEIAKNLCHRRFGVGADQLLTIRPSDSADFRMEIYNADGGEVEMCGNGIRCFAKYVYEHGLTEKREIEVDTLAGVIRPRLKGDRVEVDMGRPVLEGRDIPVDADGGIVNRPLVVDGKEYRVTCVSMGNPHCVLYVDDVEPLDLPRLGPLFEHHAFFPNRVNTEFVQVLAHDEVRMRVWERGAGETWACGTGASAVGVAGALTGKTGKKITVHLIGGDLEIHWADDDRVYMTGPAREVFQGSIRV, from the coding sequence ATCACGTTCACCAAGATGCACGGCTGCGGCAACGATTTCGTGGTGCTGGACTGCATGGAGCGGCCGCCCGCGGACCTGGCGGAGATCGCGAAGAACCTGTGCCACCGCCGCTTCGGCGTGGGCGCGGACCAGTTGCTCACCATCAGGCCGTCCGACTCGGCGGATTTCCGCATGGAGATCTACAACGCCGACGGCGGCGAGGTGGAGATGTGCGGCAACGGCATCCGCTGCTTCGCCAAGTACGTTTACGAGCACGGTCTGACGGAGAAGCGCGAGATCGAGGTGGACACCCTCGCGGGCGTCATCCGGCCGCGCCTCAAGGGAGACCGCGTGGAGGTGGACATGGGCCGCCCCGTGCTCGAGGGGCGGGACATCCCGGTGGACGCCGACGGCGGTATCGTCAACCGTCCGCTGGTGGTGGACGGCAAGGAGTACAGGGTCACCTGCGTGTCCATGGGCAATCCCCACTGCGTGCTCTACGTCGACGACGTGGAGCCGCTGGACCTGCCCCGCCTGGGACCGCTCTTCGAGCACCACGCCTTCTTTCCCAACCGCGTCAACACGGAGTTCGTCCAGGTGCTGGCGCACGACGAGGTGCGCATGCGCGTGTGGGAGCGCGGCGCCGGCGAGACCTGGGCCTGCGGCACCGGCGCCAGCGCCGTGGGCGTAGCCGGCGCCTTGACCGGCAAGACCGGGAAGAAGATCACGGTGCACCTGATCGGCGGCGACCTGGAGATCCACTGGGCCGACGACGACCGGGTGTACATGACGGGGCCGGCGCGGGAAGTGTTCCAAGGGAGCATCCGCGTGTGA
- the dapA gene encoding 4-hydroxy-tetrahydrodipicolinate synthase — MFTGSMTAMVTPFKDGGVDYAALEALVEFQIEQGTHALVPCGSTGESATLDHDEHHAVIDAVVRAARQRVPVIAGTGSNSTREAMELTRAAEKSGADGALLISPYYNKPTQEGIYHHYRAVAEHVGIPLIVYNIPGRTASRMEPETLARLAEIGNVVGVKEATGSVDQAIDVIRLCGDSLAVYSGEDSLVYSLMTLGGKGVITTTGNVAPRAMADLTEACLREDWAAGRRIQFELMPLIRCLFSETNPIPVKAALAAMGKCGPGMRLPLTPMTEPNLKRLKGAMTDYGLIQA, encoded by the coding sequence ATGTTCACCGGATCAATGACGGCCATGGTCACGCCGTTCAAGGACGGCGGTGTGGACTACGCCGCGCTGGAGGCGCTGGTGGAGTTCCAGATCGAGCAGGGCACCCATGCGCTGGTGCCGTGCGGCTCCACCGGAGAGTCCGCCACGCTCGACCACGACGAGCACCACGCGGTGATCGACGCGGTGGTGCGCGCGGCGCGGCAGCGCGTCCCGGTCATCGCCGGCACCGGCTCCAACTCCACCCGCGAGGCCATGGAACTCACCCGGGCCGCAGAGAAATCAGGGGCCGACGGCGCGCTGCTGATCTCGCCCTACTACAACAAGCCCACCCAGGAAGGGATCTACCATCACTACCGCGCCGTGGCCGAGCACGTCGGCATCCCGCTCATCGTCTACAACATCCCCGGCCGCACGGCCTCCAGGATGGAGCCCGAGACCCTGGCGCGGCTGGCGGAGATCGGCAACGTCGTGGGCGTGAAGGAAGCCACCGGCTCGGTGGACCAGGCCATCGACGTCATCCGGCTGTGTGGCGACTCCCTGGCGGTCTATTCGGGCGAGGATTCGCTCGTCTACTCGCTCATGACCCTGGGCGGCAAGGGCGTCATCACCACCACCGGCAACGTGGCCCCCCGAGCCATGGCCGACCTCACGGAAGCCTGCCTGCGGGAGGACTGGGCCGCCGGCCGCCGGATCCAGTTCGAGTTGATGCCCTTGATCCGGTGCCTCTTCAGCGAGACCAATCCCATCCCGGTGAAGGCCGCGTTGGCCGCCATGGGCAAGTGCGGACCGGGGATGCGCCTGCCGCTGACGCCCATGACCGAGCCGAACCTGAAGCGGCTGAAGGGCGCCATGACGGACTACGGGCTGATTCAGGCATGA